The following are from one region of the Apostichopus japonicus isolate 1M-3 chromosome 17, ASM3797524v1, whole genome shotgun sequence genome:
- the LOC139984159 gene encoding uncharacterized protein isoform X7, translating to MVIEGNLPAYQDKNLRRSTSLEDLSPDKPVPAWQCPDINRSSHVPVVRKKNAQSLLANVSIDSDVGDSQVFSGDQGVAHSQETYLVSNRSNWEGGLASSNHPYGDDSEVAALTSRLSPRRDQNGGGFHPVDLPPAGITSQSADMKKRMRLDLALADKPSRSAGNSPRDRLMPSPGRPSKEQSSSVTKTFERGENKSQAKKVDPSGMISWEQKLYKDKEQPSSSTPESLGSSTPQSGETVIDIYEQEQKQQARKKWANQAFQQKTSEGSPNITKTKHGEAFFVSHEPEENASQTGKSFVLSDRLYDEESAHQAGIPIVMASFKEKEVPPQQDIGHHKDLHHPSNMQFVSNPALSVSRSAHVTSNLKPNMSSSSPGHFSVASDSALPLHASSHSPQQFYLSDYNMPQTLMDETSEGRLNGSMDSNPLSNSTACTQSNESTKLHAELLESESKVAQTESVSNGPSSPHETQELLTVNDLASVTPENINLHEQITNNENDHMITWLANTKATSNTINLDPEVQVEPPLSELAQIRMQLEKKRRHIDHEKRKLERQWYKQRIKVSKEAFLQCVTQKKVPEDPYMVPSRHIADPQRTPARDIHPVTTKITFADISAQKEKQQFRLKDDLKAFSDSSQSGRSATDSGSNRSGSPTSSAGSHSPQLTHDEYNASIEKLNANLTELQSQITRLSVQQEQMKTSRSGDADHQESNENHAQQDSNDFLVQSKTSEQPQLMQKLSPRPIGPIVQNQEEFRNSRSSWIEQSTNMTEPSIENSGNVNNNFAKTLSVAVESENTEVVDSEVADNSQADKKQMYMEINLSPDKKVPPKPKLKAKTVPVPESKDAVSDEVPVKQQHPVRNEPPKRDQPAGRDQPAGRDHPAGRDHPTGRDQTTEVDGAKLEEQSESEDKPVGFVVEMAEQHKDDEMAKRREVFLKAQLKRQEQERKKKAAREEELEKQREERRRKQEEQEQKKADEKARREQIMQEYHKKKKREQEGEQERPSKPKSKSRPKSRVIADSSSAKHPVLSGGEAAPARHDTVDSGSSTHRSDHTTVSKGVVETKADAEGDTTPSSSSSSSAFSKIKADRTFQALPDRQGPRLTPKSTLSPDSPSKGSNGSIPQPIKRSGSFKGTRPPSPGRSSPGRRSPSPRPPSPQMQRRRSNTLPESLKSDDSDGLAKTSGSSIPSDTIAREQSVVSQESNGSGGGGTPEYTGPKLYVKPTGRSNKNLICNAISHCVLAGVPNSPQRDKVLEEVNKSDHKHFMILFRDQGLQFRAVYGYNPDTDEVAKVYGTGPRHITNKMLECMYKYDSGSKKFSKIHSKTLSVQVDALVIGQVYWQSKKSTTTKR from the exons ATCATCACATGTACCTGTTGTGAGGAAGAAGAATGCCCAGAGCCTACTGGCCAATGTTAGCATTGACAGTGATGTTGGTGACAGTCAAGTGTTCTCTGGGGATCAGGGTGTAGCTCACAGCCAGGAGACTTACTTGGTTTCCAACAGATCCAACTGGGAAGGTGGTCTTGCATCATCCAACCATCCTTATGGTGATGACTCAGAAGTAGCTGCATTGACCTCTAGACTCAGTCCTCGTCGTGATCAGAATGGAGGTGGTTTCCATCCTGTTGATCTACCTCCTGCTGGCATTACCTCTCAGAGTGCTGACATGAAGAAGAGGATGCGATTAGATCTTGCACTCGCAGATAAGCCTTCTAGGAGTGCAGGAAATAGTCCCAGGGACAGGTTAATGCCGTCACCTGGAAGACCATCCAAAGAACAGTCCAGTAGTGTTACAAAAACATTTGAAAGGGGTGAAAATAAAAGCCAAGCCAAGAAAGTAGATCCCAGTGGTATGATCTCATGGGAGCAGAAGCTCTACAAAGATAAAGAACAGCCATCAAGTAGTACACCAGAAAGCTTAGGTTCATCCACCCCACAAAGTGGGGAAACAGTCATTGATATATATGAACAAGAACAGAAGCAACAGGCCCGCAAGAAGTGGGCCAACCAAGCATTCCAACAGAAGACCTCAGAAGGGTCTCCTAATATCACGAAAACAAAGCATGGTGAAGCTTTCTTTGTTAGCCATGAACCTGAGGAGAATGCCAGTCAAACTGGCAAGAGTTTTGTCCTGTCAGATAGACTATATGATGAGGAATCTGCACATCAGGCAGGAATACCGATTGTTATGGCTTCCTTCAAGGAAAAGGAGGTGCCACCCCAGCAAGACATAGGGCACCACAAGGACCTCCACCATCCTTCTAATATGCAATTTGTCTCCAACCCTGCTTTATCTGTGTCTCGTTCTGCGCATGTCACCTCTAATTTGAAACCAAACATGTCGTCATCGTCGCCTGGTCATTTTTCTGTTGCTTCTGACTCTGCATTGCCCCTGCATGCTAGCTCACATTCTCCACAACAATTTTATCTTTCAGACTATAATATGCCTCAGACACTAATGGATGAGACTAGTGAAGGTAGGCTCAATGGCTCAATGGATAGTAATCCCTTGTCTAATAGTACTGCATGTACTCAGAGTAATGAATCAACTAAACTGCATGCAGAGTTATTGGAATCTGAATCTAAAGTAGCTCAGACAGAGAGCGTATCTAATGGACCCTCCAGTCCGCATGAAACACAAGAATTACTTACTGTTAATGACCTTGCCAGTGTTACCCCTGAAAATATCAACTTGCATGAACAAAtcacaaataatgaaaatgacCACATGATAACATGGCTTGCCAACACTAAAGCCACTTCTAACACTATTAACCTAGATCCAGAGGTCCAGGTGGAACCCCCACTGTCAGAGCTGGCTCAGATTAGAATGCAATTGGAGAAGAAGAGACGTCATATAGACCATGAGAAACGTAAGTTAGAGAGGCAGTGGTACAAACAGAGGATAAAGGTCAGCAAGGAAGCTTTCTTGCAGTGTGTCACCCAGAAGAAAGTCCCAGAAGATCCTTACATGGTACCAAGTAGACATATAGCTGACCCTCAGAGGACCCCAGCTAGAGACATTCATCCCGTAACCACAAAGATAACTTTTGCAGATATCAGTGCCCAGAAGGAAAAGCAGCAGTTCCGTTTAAAAGACGACCTGAAAGCATTCTCAGATTCATCACAGTCAGGTCGATCTGCAACCGATTCTGGAAGTAACCGATCAGGAAGCCCCACCTCTAGTGCTGGGTCTCATTCACCACAGCTAACGCATGATGAATACAATGCCTCTATAGAAAAGCTAAATGCAAACTTAACAGAACTACAGAGCCAGATTACACGACTCTCTGTACAGCAAGAACAGATGAAAACATCAAGATCTGGTGACGCAGACCATCAAGAATCAAATGAAAATCACGCTCAGCAAGACTCAAATGATTTCTTAGTTCAAAGCAAAACAAGTGAGCAGCCACAGCTGATGCAAAAGCTTAGCCCACGCCCGATTGGTCCAATTGTGCAAAACCAAGAAGAGTTTAGGAATTCAAGGTCCAGCTGGATCGAACAATCAACAAACATGACAGAACCAAGTATAGAAAACAGTGGTAATGTAAATAATAACTTTGCTAAAACATTATCAGTAGCTGTAGAAAGTGAGAACACAGAGGTTGTAGATTCTGAAGTGGCTGATAATTCACAGGCTGATAAGAAGCAAATGTACATGGAAATTAACCTTAGTCCTGATAAGAAGGTTCCACCTAAACCAAAACTGAAAGCTAAAACTGTTCCAGTACCAGAATCAAAAGATGCTGTGTCTGATGAGGTCCCTGTCAAACAGCAACACCCTGTGAGGAATGAACCACCCAAACGGGACCAGCCAGCTGGGAGGGACCAGCCAGCTGGGAGGGACCACCCAGCTGGGAGGGACCACCCAACTGGGAGGGACCAAACCACAGAGGTTGATGGAGCTAAACTGGAAGAACAGTCAGAAAGTGAGGATAAACCAGTTGGTTTTGTGGTTGAGATGGCAGAG CAACATAAAGATGACGAGATGGCAAAACGAAGAGAAGTGTTTCTTAAGGCTCAGCTGAAGAGGCAGGAACAAGAGAGGAAGAAGAAAGCAGCAAGAGAAGAAGAATTGGAGAaacagagagaagaaagaag GAGAAAACAAGAAGAACAGGAACAGAAGAAAGCTGATGAGAAAGCAAGACGAGAACAGATTATGCAGGAGTAtcacaaaaagaagaagagagaaCAG GAAGGAGAACAAGAAAGACCATCTAAACCCAAGTCTAAATCTCGGCCCAAGTCGCGTGTGATAGCAGATTCTAGCAGTGCCAAACACCCTGTTTTGAGTGGTGGAGAAGCAGCTCCAGCCAGACATGATACAGTAGACAGTGGTAGCA GTACCCACAGGTCAGATCATACCACTGTGTCAAAGGGGGTTGTTGAGACTAAAGCAGATGCTGAAGGTG ACACAACAccatcttcctcctcctcctcctctgcaTTCTCTAAGATCAAAGCTGACAGGACCTTTCAGGCCCTCCCAGATAGACAGGGGCCTCGCTTGACCCCCAAATCAACCCTCTCTCCAGATTCACCCTCCAAAGGTTCTAACGGTAGTATTCCACAGCCTATAAAACGCTCTGGATCTTTCAAGGGGACAAGACCTCCTTCCCCTGGCCGTTCTTCACCTGGGAGACGATCTCCTTCACCAAGACCGCCCTCACCTCAAATGCAACGACGTAGATCTAATACTCTGCCAGAGAGTCTCAAGAGTGATGATTCTGACGGTTTAGCCAAGACCTCAGGTAGTAGCATACCCTCAGATACTATAGCAAGGGAGCAAAGCGTGGTGTCACAGGAAAGCAATGGTAGTGGTGGTGGAGGAACTCCAGAGTATACCG GTCCTAAGCTGTACGTGAAACCCACGGGCAGGTCTAATAAGAACCTCATCTGTAATGCTATATCACACTGTGTCCTAGCTGGTGTACCCAACTCACCTCAGAGAGACAAAGTACTAGAG GAGGTGAACAAGTCTGATCACAAACACTTCATGATCCTCTTTAGAGATCAGGGCCTTCAGTTCCGAGCTGTATATGGCTATAACCCAGACACAGATGAGGTAGCTAAGGTCTATGGTACAGGTCCCAGGCATATTACCAATAAGATGCTGGAGTGTATGTATAA GTATGACTCAGGCTCCAAGAAGTTTAGTAAGATTCATTCCAAGACATTGTCAGTGCAAGTGGATGCTCTGGTCATTGGGCAGGTTTACTGGCAGAGTAAGAAGAGCACTACTACTAAGAgatga
- the LOC139984159 gene encoding uncharacterized protein isoform X8 — protein sequence MVVEGNLPAYQDKNLRRSTTLEDLSPDKPVPAWQCPDINRSSHVPVVRKKNAQSLLANVSIDSDVGDSQVFSGDQGVAHSQETYLVSNRSNWEGGLASSNHPYGDDSEVAALTSRLSPRRDQNGGGFHPVDLPPAGITSQSADMKKRMRLDLALADKPSRSAGNSPRDRLMPSPGRPSKEQSSSVTKTFERGENKSQAKKVDPSGMISWEQKLYKDKEQPSSSTPESLGSSTPQSGETVIDIYEQEQKQQARKKWANQAFQQKTSEGSPNITKTKHGEAFFVSHEPEENASQTGKSFVLSDRLYDEESAHQAGIPIVMASFKEKEVPPQQDIGHHKDLHHPSNMQFVSNPALSVSRSAHVTSNLKPNMSSSSPGHFSVASDSALPLHASSHSPQQFYLSDYNMPQTLMDETSEGRLNGSMDSNPLSNSTACTQSNESTKLHAELLESESKVAQTESVSNGPSSPHETQELLTVNDLASVTPENINLHEQITNNENDHMITWLANTKATSNTINLDPEVQVEPPLSELAQIRMQLEKKRRHIDHEKRKLERQWYKQRIKVSKEAFLQCVTQKKVPEDPYMVPSRHIADPQRTPARDIHPVTTKITFADISAQKEKQQFRLKDDLKAFSDSSQSGRSATDSGSNRSGSPTSSAGSHSPQLTHDEYNASIEKLNANLTELQSQITRLSVQQEQMKTSRSGDADHQESNENHAQQDSNDFLVQSKTSEQPQLMQKLSPRPIGPIVQNQEEFRNSRSSWIEQSTNMTEPSIENSGNVNNNFAKTLSVAVESENTEVVDSEVADNSQADKKQMYMEINLSPDKKVPPKPKLKAKTVPVPESKDAVSDEVPVKQQHPVRNEPPKRDQPAGRDQPAGRDHPAGRDHPTGRDQTTEVDGAKLEEQSESEDKPVGFVVEMAEQHKDDEMAKRREVFLKAQLKRQEQERKKKAAREEELEKQREERRRKQEEQEQKKADEKARREQIMQEYHKKKKREQEGEQERPSKPKSKSRPKSRVIADSSSAKHPVLSGGEAAPARHDTVDSGSSTHRSDHTTVSKGVVETKADAEGDTTPSSSSSSSAFSKIKADRTFQALPDRQGPRLTPKSTLSPDSPSKGSNGSIPQPIKRSGSFKGTRPPSPGRSSPGRRSPSPRPPSPQMQRRRSNTLPESLKSDDSDGLAKTSGSSIPSDTIAREQSVVSQESNGSGGGGTPEYTGPKLYVKPTGRSNKNLICNAISHCVLAGVPNSPQRDKVLEEVNKSDHKHFMILFRDQGLQFRAVYGYNPDTDEVAKVYGTGPRHITNKMLECMYKYDSGSKKFSKIHSKTLSVQVDALVIGQVYWQSKKSTTTKR from the exons ATCATCACATGTACCTGTTGTGAGGAAGAAGAATGCCCAGAGCCTACTGGCCAATGTTAGCATTGACAGTGATGTTGGTGACAGTCAAGTGTTCTCTGGGGATCAGGGTGTAGCTCACAGCCAGGAGACTTACTTGGTTTCCAACAGATCCAACTGGGAAGGTGGTCTTGCATCATCCAACCATCCTTATGGTGATGACTCAGAAGTAGCTGCATTGACCTCTAGACTCAGTCCTCGTCGTGATCAGAATGGAGGTGGTTTCCATCCTGTTGATCTACCTCCTGCTGGCATTACCTCTCAGAGTGCTGACATGAAGAAGAGGATGCGATTAGATCTTGCACTCGCAGATAAGCCTTCTAGGAGTGCAGGAAATAGTCCCAGGGACAGGTTAATGCCGTCACCTGGAAGACCATCCAAAGAACAGTCCAGTAGTGTTACAAAAACATTTGAAAGGGGTGAAAATAAAAGCCAAGCCAAGAAAGTAGATCCCAGTGGTATGATCTCATGGGAGCAGAAGCTCTACAAAGATAAAGAACAGCCATCAAGTAGTACACCAGAAAGCTTAGGTTCATCCACCCCACAAAGTGGGGAAACAGTCATTGATATATATGAACAAGAACAGAAGCAACAGGCCCGCAAGAAGTGGGCCAACCAAGCATTCCAACAGAAGACCTCAGAAGGGTCTCCTAATATCACGAAAACAAAGCATGGTGAAGCTTTCTTTGTTAGCCATGAACCTGAGGAGAATGCCAGTCAAACTGGCAAGAGTTTTGTCCTGTCAGATAGACTATATGATGAGGAATCTGCACATCAGGCAGGAATACCGATTGTTATGGCTTCCTTCAAGGAAAAGGAGGTGCCACCCCAGCAAGACATAGGGCACCACAAGGACCTCCACCATCCTTCTAATATGCAATTTGTCTCCAACCCTGCTTTATCTGTGTCTCGTTCTGCGCATGTCACCTCTAATTTGAAACCAAACATGTCGTCATCGTCGCCTGGTCATTTTTCTGTTGCTTCTGACTCTGCATTGCCCCTGCATGCTAGCTCACATTCTCCACAACAATTTTATCTTTCAGACTATAATATGCCTCAGACACTAATGGATGAGACTAGTGAAGGTAGGCTCAATGGCTCAATGGATAGTAATCCCTTGTCTAATAGTACTGCATGTACTCAGAGTAATGAATCAACTAAACTGCATGCAGAGTTATTGGAATCTGAATCTAAAGTAGCTCAGACAGAGAGCGTATCTAATGGACCCTCCAGTCCGCATGAAACACAAGAATTACTTACTGTTAATGACCTTGCCAGTGTTACCCCTGAAAATATCAACTTGCATGAACAAAtcacaaataatgaaaatgacCACATGATAACATGGCTTGCCAACACTAAAGCCACTTCTAACACTATTAACCTAGATCCAGAGGTCCAGGTGGAACCCCCACTGTCAGAGCTGGCTCAGATTAGAATGCAATTGGAGAAGAAGAGACGTCATATAGACCATGAGAAACGTAAGTTAGAGAGGCAGTGGTACAAACAGAGGATAAAGGTCAGCAAGGAAGCTTTCTTGCAGTGTGTCACCCAGAAGAAAGTCCCAGAAGATCCTTACATGGTACCAAGTAGACATATAGCTGACCCTCAGAGGACCCCAGCTAGAGACATTCATCCCGTAACCACAAAGATAACTTTTGCAGATATCAGTGCCCAGAAGGAAAAGCAGCAGTTCCGTTTAAAAGACGACCTGAAAGCATTCTCAGATTCATCACAGTCAGGTCGATCTGCAACCGATTCTGGAAGTAACCGATCAGGAAGCCCCACCTCTAGTGCTGGGTCTCATTCACCACAGCTAACGCATGATGAATACAATGCCTCTATAGAAAAGCTAAATGCAAACTTAACAGAACTACAGAGCCAGATTACACGACTCTCTGTACAGCAAGAACAGATGAAAACATCAAGATCTGGTGACGCAGACCATCAAGAATCAAATGAAAATCACGCTCAGCAAGACTCAAATGATTTCTTAGTTCAAAGCAAAACAAGTGAGCAGCCACAGCTGATGCAAAAGCTTAGCCCACGCCCGATTGGTCCAATTGTGCAAAACCAAGAAGAGTTTAGGAATTCAAGGTCCAGCTGGATCGAACAATCAACAAACATGACAGAACCAAGTATAGAAAACAGTGGTAATGTAAATAATAACTTTGCTAAAACATTATCAGTAGCTGTAGAAAGTGAGAACACAGAGGTTGTAGATTCTGAAGTGGCTGATAATTCACAGGCTGATAAGAAGCAAATGTACATGGAAATTAACCTTAGTCCTGATAAGAAGGTTCCACCTAAACCAAAACTGAAAGCTAAAACTGTTCCAGTACCAGAATCAAAAGATGCTGTGTCTGATGAGGTCCCTGTCAAACAGCAACACCCTGTGAGGAATGAACCACCCAAACGGGACCAGCCAGCTGGGAGGGACCAGCCAGCTGGGAGGGACCACCCAGCTGGGAGGGACCACCCAACTGGGAGGGACCAAACCACAGAGGTTGATGGAGCTAAACTGGAAGAACAGTCAGAAAGTGAGGATAAACCAGTTGGTTTTGTGGTTGAGATGGCAGAG CAACATAAAGATGACGAGATGGCAAAACGAAGAGAAGTGTTTCTTAAGGCTCAGCTGAAGAGGCAGGAACAAGAGAGGAAGAAGAAAGCAGCAAGAGAAGAAGAATTGGAGAaacagagagaagaaagaag GAGAAAACAAGAAGAACAGGAACAGAAGAAAGCTGATGAGAAAGCAAGACGAGAACAGATTATGCAGGAGTAtcacaaaaagaagaagagagaaCAG GAAGGAGAACAAGAAAGACCATCTAAACCCAAGTCTAAATCTCGGCCCAAGTCGCGTGTGATAGCAGATTCTAGCAGTGCCAAACACCCTGTTTTGAGTGGTGGAGAAGCAGCTCCAGCCAGACATGATACAGTAGACAGTGGTAGCA GTACCCACAGGTCAGATCATACCACTGTGTCAAAGGGGGTTGTTGAGACTAAAGCAGATGCTGAAGGTG ACACAACAccatcttcctcctcctcctcctctgcaTTCTCTAAGATCAAAGCTGACAGGACCTTTCAGGCCCTCCCAGATAGACAGGGGCCTCGCTTGACCCCCAAATCAACCCTCTCTCCAGATTCACCCTCCAAAGGTTCTAACGGTAGTATTCCACAGCCTATAAAACGCTCTGGATCTTTCAAGGGGACAAGACCTCCTTCCCCTGGCCGTTCTTCACCTGGGAGACGATCTCCTTCACCAAGACCGCCCTCACCTCAAATGCAACGACGTAGATCTAATACTCTGCCAGAGAGTCTCAAGAGTGATGATTCTGACGGTTTAGCCAAGACCTCAGGTAGTAGCATACCCTCAGATACTATAGCAAGGGAGCAAAGCGTGGTGTCACAGGAAAGCAATGGTAGTGGTGGTGGAGGAACTCCAGAGTATACCG GTCCTAAGCTGTACGTGAAACCCACGGGCAGGTCTAATAAGAACCTCATCTGTAATGCTATATCACACTGTGTCCTAGCTGGTGTACCCAACTCACCTCAGAGAGACAAAGTACTAGAG GAGGTGAACAAGTCTGATCACAAACACTTCATGATCCTCTTTAGAGATCAGGGCCTTCAGTTCCGAGCTGTATATGGCTATAACCCAGACACAGATGAGGTAGCTAAGGTCTATGGTACAGGTCCCAGGCATATTACCAATAAGATGCTGGAGTGTATGTATAA GTATGACTCAGGCTCCAAGAAGTTTAGTAAGATTCATTCCAAGACATTGTCAGTGCAAGTGGATGCTCTGGTCATTGGGCAGGTTTACTGGCAGAGTAAGAAGAGCACTACTACTAAGAgatga